The DNA sequence ACTGCTCCGGGAACTTTTTTCAACAATTCTAAAATTCTTGTTGCTTCTTTTACTGCTGCTGCATTATCCGGAGCTGTTACTACCATTTCGATTGGAGCATTTTCAGCACCAAGGATACCGATTGGAGCGGTTTTAAATTCAACCCCTGTAAATTTCTCTTCTAATGCTCTTTTTACTTTTGCAGCCTTGATATTGGTGCTTTCAGCTCTTTCAGATTTATCCGTAAGGTTTACCTGAACTTCGGACTGGTATGTTGTAGCCTGAGCTCCCCCAAAACCAGTTGACTGCTGACCTACTGTTGTGATCAAATCCACAACATCTTTATCATTTCTTAAATATTTTTCAACCTCTAAAGTTATCTGATTGGTTTTTTCAACCGTTGCATCTTTTGACAATTCCATCTGAACCAAGAACTGACCACGGTCGATTGGAGGGAAGAATTCACCACCGATAAAACCAAATGCCACCAACATGAATGAAGAGATCAAAATAACAAAAGTGATCACCACGGTTGATATTCTTCTTAATGTTGATTTCAGACACCACTCAAGGATTCCTGTGATCCAATGTGTGAACTTATCGATTAATCCTTCAAACCAAAGGATGAATTTCTCGAACCAGTTTTTTCCTGTTAAATGTTCCAATTTACCAAATCTTGATGATAACCAAGGAATGATGGTAAATGAGGCTAACAATGACAATAAGGTTGCAATAACTACCGTGACGCAAAACTGTCCAAGGATATTGGCAACAAGACCTGAACTCATCGCAATCGGAAGGAATACCACTACAATTACCAAGGTAATCGCTGCTACCGTAAATCCAATCTCCGAAGCTCCATCATAAGCCGCTCTGATCTTACTTTTACCCATCTCCATGTGACGGTAAATGTTTTCAAGTACCACAATCGCATCATCCACAAGGATACCTACCACCAGGGATAGTCCTAATAAACTCATTAAGTTCAAGGTGTATCCCATCAGGTTCATTCCAATAAATGCAGCAATTAATGAAGCCGGAATAGAAACCATTACGATAAATGCATTCCTGATACTGTGAAGGAATAACAACATCACGATCGCCACGAGAATAATCGCTAAGAATAAATCGAAGATAACGTGGTTGGCAGATTCAAGGGTAAAGTCCGTGGTATCATTTACTACTTTTACTTTTATACCCTGAGCTTTATAAGCAGTTTCTACAGTTGCAATAGTTTTCTGAACACTTTCAGATACTGCAACCGCATTCGCATCAGATTGTTTTTTAACCTGCATTAAGATCGTAGGAAACTGATTGAATCTTGCTACTTTTTCAACATCTTTTTGTGAATCGAAAACCGTCGCAATATCCGACAAACGAACCTGAGCTCCATTTTTATTGGAAACTACCAAGTTGTTCATTTCCTGAATCGACTTATATTTTCCAGATAATCTGATCGTAGATTTTGCGATTCTTGTTTTCAAACTACCTGTAGGGAAATCTAAGTTTGATGAAAGAATTGCCTGTTGAACATCCGAAATGGAAAGTCCATACCCCTGCAATTTTTTCTCATCCAGATTTACCTGAATCTCTCTTTCCTGCCCACCTACAAGATCTACCTGTGCAACACCATTCACACGGGAGAAAATAGGCTCTATTTTTTTATCTAAAAGATCATATAGTTCTTTATTGTTCAATTTATCCGATGCAACACTCATCGTAATAATTGGCAAATCATCCAAAGAAAATTTATTCAGTGAAGGTGGATCTACGTCATCCGGAAGGTCTTTAAGAACTGCATTTACCTTACGCTGAGCATCATTCAAAGCATAATTTACATCTGCTCCATCATTCAACTGAACCATGATCACGGATAAACTCTCGTAAGAGGAAGACTCCACTTTTTTCACGTTTTCCAAAGAACCTACGGCATCCTCAATTTTCCGCGTTACAGAAGTTTCTACCTCCGCAGGTGAAGCCCCCGGATAAGTGGTAGAAATGGTTACCATATTGGTTTCAAACTTCGGAATCAATTCGTATCCCATGAGCGTATAACTCAGGATACCTCCCAATGTCAGGATTGTAAATAATACAATAACTAACGATGGTCTTTTAATCGATATTTCTGCTAACTTCATAAGTCTACTTCTTTACAATATTGATTTTTGACCCGTTATCCAAGTTGATCTGTCCACTGGTAATTACCTGCTCTCCACCATTAAGACCTGTCAGGATCTGTACTTTATCTCCATATACTTTTCCGGTAGTTACTTTGATCATTTTAGCTGTTCCGTTTTGAACGATAAACATTTGACCTGAACTTACTCCATTTACGAATGCTTCAGCAGGAACCGTTAACATATTCTGAGTTTCAGCGCCATGATTTGTTTTAAATACAGCTGTAGCATACATACCTGCTTTTAAGTTCCCTCTGTTCTGAACTTCAATTTCAACCGGGAAGTTTAAAGAGGCATCACTTTTAGGAGCGATAAATGTAATTCTTCCGCTGAAAGAATCTTCAGGCAAAACATTCACATTGATTGGCACTTCCTGACCTAATTGAATTCTTCCAATCTGGCTTTCATCCACTAATACAGAAAGTTTTAAGCTATTGATATTAACAATCTCAAACATCGAAGATCCTACAGAAACAACCGTTCCAGGCTCCACCATTTTTTTATTAATTGTTCCGCTAATACCTGCACGAATGCTTGTATCACCTACTCTTACACCTTGAGCTTTTACAGCTGCCTGCATGTTTTTCAATTGTAATCTTGAATTGTCAAGCTGCTGTTTTGTAACACCGCCGGTTTTATATGCGTTTTCGTAACGCTGATTATCTATAATTGCGTTTTGTAGGTTATTTTGAGCCTGTGTTACATCAACTTCGATCGCATCTCTTTTAATCGTTGCTAAAGTCTGACCTGCAGAAACTCTTGATCCTTCTTTAACCAAAACACTAACGATACGTCCTGCAATTTCAGAAGACTGGTTCATTTCCTGTTTTGGAAGAAAAGTACCGTTCGCTGAATAATCTGTATCAATATTTTCTCTGGTCACAGTCACTACATTCACGTTGATCTTGTCAACCTGTTTCGCTACTTCTTTAACTTCCTGTGTCTGTTTTTCCTTGTTTCCGGCAATCTTATAAGCCGCTAAACCAACAAGTACTGCTGCTACGATGATATATATTAAAGTTTTTTTCATTTTAGTTATGGGTTTTGTAATGTGTTTAATTCTCCTTTAGCTTTAATTAATTTGATCTCAGCCTGCTTGTAGTCTAATAATGCATTTGAATAGTTCTGTTTTGCAGACGTTAAAGCATTTTCAGAATCCAATACTTCTGTAAGTGTTGCCAAACCATTCTGATAATTGGATTGAGTATTTTTTTGTACTCTTTCTGCAAGGCCAACATTATCTTTCATACTTTGAATATTGATGATCGAATTCTCCATATTGGAAATCGCATTTTTATAATCCAAGCTCAAATTCAGCTGCGTATTTTGAATATCCTGATCTAAATCCTGAATATCGATTTCAGCCTGCTGGATCTTAGCTTTTGTAGCCCCACCCGTAAAGATTGGAACATTAATATTCAATCCTATTGCAGAATAATCACTCCAAAGTACTCCATTACTCAAACCATTGGTAAGAGGAAATTTCTTTCCTGTTGCAGCCCATGCATAGTTTGCCTGCAAGCTTACAGTAGGATACAAATAGGCTTCTGTTGCTTTTTTATTGAACACCAAAAGTTCTCTGTTTTTATTCTTTACCTGTAACTCCAAACGGTTATCCAGATTCACATTGCTCATAATAAGCTCTGGTCTTGGCTCAATCGTCTTTTCTTCCAATTCGATTTTTGTATCGATTGGAACTCCCATATAAAACTTTAGAGAATTCTTAGAAAGTTCAACTGAGTTGATCAATTGCTGTCTATTTGACCCAATATTGGTCAACTGGACATTGGTACGATCCAGATCAATCGATTTTGCTAACCCGTTGTCTAGCAAACTTTTGATTACATTTCTTACTCTTTCCGTATTTTCATAGCTCGCCTGTACAGTTTTAAGATTTTCTTCCTGTACAAAAACCTGATAATAAGCGGTTGCCACATTTTCAATGATTTGTTCATTGGTTAATTGAGCATTCAGAATGTAAAATTCTCTGGTTGATTTTGCAGCTTTAAGACCGGTAAAAACCCTCTGGTCAAATATCGCCTGCTGAACATTGATTCCCGCATTGGTACTCCATGGCTGTCCCAGCTGAGCCGTTATCCTTTGCCCTCCAAATTCCAGCAATGATTGCTGAATAACAGGGTTATAAGTTAAAGCCGCAGTACCAGTCACCTGAGGTAGAGCCCCAGCTCTGGCTTCATCAATTTTATATTCAGCTTTTTTGATCTGTAAAGCAGCTTTTTTGGCTTCTGCTTTATTTTGGAGCGCCTGCTTGATAGCTTCCTGCAAGGAAACCTGCTGTTGTGCAGACACCGATGAATAGCCGAAAATCATAAATGCTGCAGCTATCCCAATTTTTAGCTTGATTGCAGTTATACGTTTTCTTTTCATAATTTATTACTTCGTTTATTTTTTTAATAGAATGTTGTTCTCAAAATACTTTATTCCTAATGGACGTATGATATTTAAAAATACTTTAAGCTTTTAACTAATTTTTAAATAAGATGTTTAAAATGATCTCTTTTCTCTCTGATATAATCTTATCAAATTCCTTATCACTTATCATCAGATTCTCCATTAAAAGAGGCCGTATCGCACTCGGGAAAACTAAAAGGGAAACCATATTCAAAATAAATTGAATAGGCTTCATTCTTTCGATATTTCCTAGCTCCATTTCTTTTTCAATATCCTCATACATCTTTTTCAAATCGTCCTCTTCAATATCTTTCTGGTGGCAGTTTCCCTTATTGATCTGTGAAACAATATAAGTTTCGAGGTAAGGATATTGAAGGCTTGTAGAAAGGCTTCCCTCTATAAACTGACTCATTTTTTCTTTAAATGGTAAAGAAGAATTCTGAATAATTTTGGACTTTTCCTGCTCTACTTTCTGCGCTTCATCAAAAACGATCTGCATCAGATTATCTCTGGAACGGAAATAGTAATTAATAAGCGTCCTGTTCACACCCGCTTCATCTGCAATCTCTTGCGTGGTAGCATCAAACTTCCCTTTCACAAAGAATAAGTGCTTCGCAGTTTCTTTGATCAATTCTTGTGTTTGGTCTTTTTTTGCTTGATTTGACATTTTTGTTAAACAAATTTGTGCAAATGTATAGTAAAATTTATTTTTGACAAAATTGTTAAACAAAATTATTAAACAATTATCATGATTTACATCATATTTTAAATCAAAAAGCTTTTAAAGATTAATGATCCTTAATCCCTACAAAATGAGCCGTTTTTATATATTTGCCGAAAATTAAAAATTGATGCGGAAAATTTTATTTCTTTTCTCACTTTTGTCATGTGTCTTCTTATTTTCTCAAAATTTAATGTGGCACTTTCAAACGAGAACGACAACTCATACTACCTATCATTTTGTAAATTATAGTGCAACAGATTCACAAGGAAATATTTTTGTTGCAGGTAATTACGGATTACATTTATCAATAGGTGTAAGTAATATTTCCTTTGGAAATGTATCTCTTAATACAAATAGTACGGAAATGGGAAGAGCTGTTGTAGCAAAATTAGATAAAAACAAAAATGTAATCTGGGTAAAAGAAATTAAGTCTGATTATATATCAAATGTAACCTCTATTGTTATTGACAAACTGGATAATCTTATTATTTCAGGCAGTGCTGATGGAAATAATCTTAAATTAAATCCAAATACCAATGATATTTTTGCTCAAAATAATTCAGAAGGCATAGGATTCATTACAAAATGGACAAACAATGGTAGTTTTATCTTTGGAAATGTCTATCGATATGCATCAAGTTTTACCAGTGCTGTTGACGAAAATAACGATATAATTACATTAGGACGATATGTAAATTATAATGGAATAATTACTGATTTTGATCCTGATCCTAATGTTGTTCATCCATTACCTGCACCTAATGGTTCGTTTATCATGAAAAATCTTTCAAATGGTAATTTTTCATGGGCAAAACCAATACACACAGCAGAATTAAATTGCGTTAAGGTTAATAAAAATAATGAGATAATAATTTTAGGAAACTATAATGGAACACTAACAATAAATACTAATCAAAATTTTCCGGCAAATATACCTCAGGCTACTAATAGATTTTTCTTAGCAAAATTTGATACTACCGGTAACCTCTCATGGTTTCAACATTTAGCTCATGGTCCTTCTATGAATGCCGTATCAAATTCAAAAATTGCAATTGATAATAACAACAATATTTATACTGCTGGTACATTTTATGAGCCACAATCTATTAATTTTACTAATACATCAGTTAATCTACCAGTAGGTGGAAGAAATGTAATTTATAAAATAAGTAATAGTGGGCAACATATTTGGAATTCGGTAATTAAAGCAGATGACGGTTATGATTTTCTTACAATAGCTTTAAACACGGATAATACAATCAATTTTTTTGTAAAATATTCGGATGAAATTATTAAAGTTATTAATAGCAATAATACTGAAGAGACCGTAAAGAGATTAGATCTATTTCAAAACTACATAGGTTATGGTTCACACTCTTCTAGAGCATATTATTTAAAATTCAGAAATGATGGAAAACTAATCTACAACAAAAGTGATTTTTCCACGTATTCATTAAGTCAGAATATTGATTATGAGGGAAACATCATTAATGCAGGAAATTTTGAAAGTTTTCAGGATTTTAATCCAGATCCTGATATAAAGGAAATTCTATACCCTCAAAGTTATCAGAATTCTTTTGTTCAAAAGTTCGGAAAGTGTTACAATGGAACTCCTGACGGAGATAAAATACAGGTTTTTTGTTCTGCCTTAAACCCGACCATTGCAGATTTATTCCCAAAGACATCATATACAACATGGTATGATTCATTGCTGTCAACAAATCCATTACCAGGAAATACATTATTACAAAATAATGCGATTTACTATGCCTCAGTCCAAGACGAATCATGTCCTTTAAATACTAAAAGATTGGCAGTTACAGTAATTATTAAAAACTCACCTCCCACATTGGTGGTTAATGATTTTTATTTTTGTAATGATGTAAATCAAATGACTTTAAATCAGTTAAATATAAATAATAACCAGAATATCCATTTTTATGATTCTGCTGGAAATCAGATAGGTAATTTTACAAATATTATTCCCGGAGCTCAGTATTATGTAACACAATATAATGAATGTGAAAGTACCAAGGTACCCTTTAAAGTATTTTCTATTCAAGGAACACCTCCAACGGCAAACACACAACAAACATTTTGTGCGGCCAACCAACCAAAGGCTTCTGATATCCAAATTACAGGGCAAAATATAAAATGGTATGATGCCGCAGGAAATATTTTACCCGCAACAACTTCGCTTGTAAATGGGCAAACCTATTATGCTTCACAAACGATCAATGGTTGTGAAAGTAATAAAATATCTATTCACGTAACTGTAAATAATACTCCAAAACCCGCAGCAAATACGGCTCAGGATTTCTGTGCTTCAGCCAATCCTACATTGGCAAATCTGGTCGTTACAGGAACTTCATTAGTATTCTATAGTGCGACAGGAAATGTCTTACCTCTTACGACTCCATTGGTACACGGACAGACTTATTTTGTGACTCAAACGATCAATGGCTGTGAATCTGAGAAACAGAGCATAGCAGTTACTTTATCCGTAAATAATGTTCCTGCTCAGGATGTCACAGATGCTATATGTAATACCTCTACAGGAACAACAATAAGTATTAATCTTCATTCATATGAAGGAAGTATTATTGCCAATCCAAGCAATTACACCTTTAGCTATACTGATAGCGCAGGAAATATTATTTCCAATCCTTCCAGTTATATAATGAGTATCGGCTCAACAGTTATTCATGTAAAAGTATCTACTCCGGATGGATGCTTTATAGTGATCAGATTAAGTTTAACTTTAAATCCAAAACCAAAACTTACCCTTCCCGATCAGATTGATTTCTGTCAGGGTAAAAGTGTAACGCTAGATGCTGGAAATGGATTCACTTCTTACCTGTGGAATACCGGAGTGACTACTCAAACGATTGTTGTTTCCACTCCCGGAAATTATTCTGTAAAAGTGACCAACAATTTTGGATGCGAAAGTATTGCCAATATTCAGGTCAGCTATTCTGTCCTGGCTGAGATCGTTTCAGTAACTATCACTAATAATTCTGCCACCATTCTTCTGTCAGCCAGTGGAAATTATGAATATTCATTAGATAACATCAACTGGCAGGACTCTAATGTATTCAATAACCTGAGCATGGGAGAATATATAGTTTATGTGAGAACGAAATCAGGCTGTATTATCGGTCAGAAAAAATTCTCTATTTTCAACATTCCAAATACCATCACGCCCAATGGTGATGGAGTCAATGATAAATGGAGAATTAAGGGATTGGAAAATTATACTGGAACTGAAATTGGCGTTTACGACAGAAAAGGAATTCCGGTATTTAAAGAAGTGATCAATAAAAGACCATTTGAGTGGGATGGAAAATATAATTCTACACCATTAATTACAGGAAGCTATTGGTATATTATAAAAGTATCCGATGGAAGAATATACAATGGGTGGCTACTGATTAAAAACAGAGACTAAAATAAAAAGCGAGCAGAAATTTCTGCTCGCTTTTGTTTTTATACTAACTTAATTTTATCTTCTAAAATATCGACTACTTTATCTTTATATAAACCTCCAAGAGCCTTTTTAAAATTCTTTTTACTCATCTGAAGCTCACTTTTGATCTCTTCAGGAGAAGACTTGTCCGACAGGTAAAGAAGTCCATAATTTTCTTCAAGTTTGGTAAGGATCTTTTGCTTGAATTCATCCATATTTTCAAATCCTTCAGGTTGCAAAGAAATATCTATTTTACCATCTTCACGGATCGTTTTGATATACCCTGTTTCTTCAGATAATGGATAGAGCTTTTTGAAAACATCAGATGCATAGATCAATCCAATATATTTTTTGTTGATGATCACGTTCCAGCCTAATTCACTTTCATTCATCATAATTAAATCTACTTTATCTCCTTTTTGAAATGGCAGATTCTCATATTGAGGATTTCTTTTAAATTTTGTAGTTCCTGTAATCAGATTCAAACTCTCATCTACATAAAGATAAACCAGGTATCTTTTCGCTTCAATAATTTTGGATTTTTGCTGCTTGTAGGGGATAAATAGATCTTTAATAATTCCCCAATCC is a window from the Chryseobacterium sp. T16E-39 genome containing:
- a CDS encoding efflux RND transporter permease subunit yields the protein MKLAEISIKRPSLVIVLFTILTLGGILSYTLMGYELIPKFETNMVTISTTYPGASPAEVETSVTRKIEDAVGSLENVKKVESSSYESLSVIMVQLNDGADVNYALNDAQRKVNAVLKDLPDDVDPPSLNKFSLDDLPIITMSVASDKLNNKELYDLLDKKIEPIFSRVNGVAQVDLVGGQEREIQVNLDEKKLQGYGLSISDVQQAILSSNLDFPTGSLKTRIAKSTIRLSGKYKSIQEMNNLVVSNKNGAQVRLSDIATVFDSQKDVEKVARFNQFPTILMQVKKQSDANAVAVSESVQKTIATVETAYKAQGIKVKVVNDTTDFTLESANHVIFDLFLAIILVAIVMLLFLHSIRNAFIVMVSIPASLIAAFIGMNLMGYTLNLMSLLGLSLVVGILVDDAIVVLENIYRHMEMGKSKIRAAYDGASEIGFTVAAITLVIVVVFLPIAMSSGLVANILGQFCVTVVIATLLSLLASFTIIPWLSSRFGKLEHLTGKNWFEKFILWFEGLIDKFTHWITGILEWCLKSTLRRISTVVITFVILISSFMLVAFGFIGGEFFPPIDRGQFLVQMELSKDATVEKTNQITLEVEKYLRNDKDVVDLITTVGQQSTGFGGAQATTYQSEVQVNLTDKSERAESTNIKAAKVKRALEEKFTGVEFKTAPIGILGAENAPIEMVVTAPDNAAAVKEATRILELLKKVPGAVDAELSTDTGNPEVQVNIDRDKMSSLGLNLQSVGQTMQTAFNGNTDGKFRAGEYEYDINIRFGDANRQSIDDVKNLMFTNPKGEQVRLSQFAEVKMGSGPSLLERRDKSPSVKVRSKVVGRPVGDVANEWAAKFMDGKDKPAGVDYIWSGDMENQQEGFGTLGIALLAAIVLVYLVMVSLYDSFVYPFVVLFSIPLAMIGVMVILALTANSLNIFTMLGMIMLIGLVAKNAILIVDFTNARKAAGSNTHDALVQANHARLRPILMTTIAMIFGMLPIALASGAGAEFNKGLAWVVIGGLTSSLFLTLIIVPVVYSLFDSILRRMGQHKKTDYEAEMKADYEHRELSEDGFTPKHLD
- a CDS encoding efflux RND transporter periplasmic adaptor subunit, producing MKKTLIYIIVAAVLVGLAAYKIAGNKEKQTQEVKEVAKQVDKINVNVVTVTRENIDTDYSANGTFLPKQEMNQSSEIAGRIVSVLVKEGSRVSAGQTLATIKRDAIEVDVTQAQNNLQNAIIDNQRYENAYKTGGVTKQQLDNSRLQLKNMQAAVKAQGVRVGDTSIRAGISGTINKKMVEPGTVVSVGSSMFEIVNINSLKLSVLVDESQIGRIQLGQEVPINVNVLPEDSFSGRITFIAPKSDASLNFPVEIEVQNRGNLKAGMYATAVFKTNHGAETQNMLTVPAEAFVNGVSSGQMFIVQNGTAKMIKVTTGKVYGDKVQILTGLNGGEQVITSGQINLDNGSKINIVKK
- a CDS encoding TolC family protein, translating into MKRKRITAIKLKIGIAAAFMIFGYSSVSAQQQVSLQEAIKQALQNKAEAKKAALQIKKAEYKIDEARAGALPQVTGTAALTYNPVIQQSLLEFGGQRITAQLGQPWSTNAGINVQQAIFDQRVFTGLKAAKSTREFYILNAQLTNEQIIENVATAYYQVFVQEENLKTVQASYENTERVRNVIKSLLDNGLAKSIDLDRTNVQLTNIGSNRQQLINSVELSKNSLKFYMGVPIDTKIELEEKTIEPRPELIMSNVNLDNRLELQVKNKNRELLVFNKKATEAYLYPTVSLQANYAWAATGKKFPLTNGLSNGVLWSDYSAIGLNINVPIFTGGATKAKIQQAEIDIQDLDQDIQNTQLNLSLDYKNAISNMENSIINIQSMKDNVGLAERVQKNTQSNYQNGLATLTEVLDSENALTSAKQNYSNALLDYKQAEIKLIKAKGELNTLQNP
- a CDS encoding TetR/AcrR family transcriptional regulator: MSNQAKKDQTQELIKETAKHLFFVKGKFDATTQEIADEAGVNRTLINYYFRSRDNLMQIVFDEAQKVEQEKSKIIQNSSLPFKEKMSQFIEGSLSTSLQYPYLETYIVSQINKGNCHQKDIEEDDLKKMYEDIEKEMELGNIERMKPIQFILNMVSLLVFPSAIRPLLMENLMISDKEFDKIISERKEIILNILFKN
- a CDS encoding T9SS type B sorting domain-containing protein, with translation MWHFQTRTTTHTTYHFVNYSATDSQGNIFVAGNYGLHLSIGVSNISFGNVSLNTNSTEMGRAVVAKLDKNKNVIWVKEIKSDYISNVTSIVIDKLDNLIISGSADGNNLKLNPNTNDIFAQNNSEGIGFITKWTNNGSFIFGNVYRYASSFTSAVDENNDIITLGRYVNYNGIITDFDPDPNVVHPLPAPNGSFIMKNLSNGNFSWAKPIHTAELNCVKVNKNNEIIILGNYNGTLTINTNQNFPANIPQATNRFFLAKFDTTGNLSWFQHLAHGPSMNAVSNSKIAIDNNNNIYTAGTFYEPQSINFTNTSVNLPVGGRNVIYKISNSGQHIWNSVIKADDGYDFLTIALNTDNTINFFVKYSDEIIKVINSNNTEETVKRLDLFQNYIGYGSHSSRAYYLKFRNDGKLIYNKSDFSTYSLSQNIDYEGNIINAGNFESFQDFNPDPDIKEILYPQSYQNSFVQKFGKCYNGTPDGDKIQVFCSALNPTIADLFPKTSYTTWYDSLLSTNPLPGNTLLQNNAIYYASVQDESCPLNTKRLAVTVIIKNSPPTLVVNDFYFCNDVNQMTLNQLNINNNQNIHFYDSAGNQIGNFTNIIPGAQYYVTQYNECESTKVPFKVFSIQGTPPTANTQQTFCAANQPKASDIQITGQNIKWYDAAGNILPATTSLVNGQTYYASQTINGCESNKISIHVTVNNTPKPAANTAQDFCASANPTLANLVVTGTSLVFYSATGNVLPLTTPLVHGQTYFVTQTINGCESEKQSIAVTLSVNNVPAQDVTDAICNTSTGTTISINLHSYEGSIIANPSNYTFSYTDSAGNIISNPSSYIMSIGSTVIHVKVSTPDGCFIVIRLSLTLNPKPKLTLPDQIDFCQGKSVTLDAGNGFTSYLWNTGVTTQTIVVSTPGNYSVKVTNNFGCESIANIQVSYSVLAEIVSVTITNNSATILLSASGNYEYSLDNINWQDSNVFNNLSMGEYIVYVRTKSGCIIGQKKFSIFNIPNTITPNGDGVNDKWRIKGLENYTGTEIGVYDRKGIPVFKEVINKRPFEWDGKYNSTPLITGSYWYIIKVSDGRIYNGWLLIKNRD
- a CDS encoding S1 RNA-binding domain-containing protein; the encoded protein is MQLGKTQTLKISEKNNSGWILTDESGEKAFLPKVFTEENKEVGDEVEVFVYQDDGKLKATTEIPLAEVGEFAVMTSVQSLPSGAFMDWGIIKDLFIPYKQQKSKIIEAKRYLVYLYVDESLNLITGTTKFKRNPQYENLPFQKGDKVDLIMMNESELGWNVIINKKYIGLIYASDVFKKLYPLSEETGYIKTIREDGKIDISLQPEGFENMDEFKQKILTKLEENYGLLYLSDKSSPEEIKSELQMSKKNFKKALGGLYKDKVVDILEDKIKLV